In the Solibacillus sp. FSL K6-1523 genome, one interval contains:
- a CDS encoding amino acid permease, with amino-acid sequence MKNDNSFQDIIEREKGLNRSLTTGQLTMIAIGGAIGTGLFLGSGLAIGLAGPSVIISYAIGALIALLLMGCLAEMTVAHPVTGSFGAYAERYINPWAGFSVRYSYWFSLVCAIGTEVTAVAVYMKYWFPTVPAIVWIIVFAAILIYVNLTSVKMFGTVEYWFSVIKIAAIVGFIILAVYVIVGADSSSAIGIQNYSNDGGFFPNGLWGMWIAVFISLFSYLSIEMIAVSAGEAKDPEKAVPIALRSAVVRLVLFYLLTLSLMLMIVPWGAAGVDKSPFVKVMEIVNIPGAAAIMNFVVLVAALSAMNSQLYISTRMMFSLSRGGFAPKILGKLNKKSVPSIALFTSVIGIVFATIFTVVKPDSAFALMISLSSFGAMFAWFMIFVTHLFFRRKWNATNGRKLPVRMIGFPYLTILGAVLLASVVLSTWFSPDFKATLTLGFPWLLFISICYFIWKKANVKKINE; translated from the coding sequence ATGAAAAATGACAATAGTTTTCAAGATATTATCGAACGGGAAAAAGGGTTAAATCGTAGTTTAACGACAGGTCAATTGACGATGATTGCTATTGGTGGTGCAATCGGAACTGGGTTATTTTTAGGGAGTGGCTTGGCTATTGGTTTGGCGGGTCCGAGTGTCATCATTAGTTATGCCATTGGTGCATTGATTGCACTATTATTAATGGGCTGTTTGGCAGAAATGACAGTGGCTCATCCTGTTACAGGTTCATTTGGGGCATATGCAGAACGTTATATTAACCCATGGGCAGGTTTTAGTGTTCGCTATTCTTACTGGTTTAGTTTAGTTTGTGCAATTGGAACAGAAGTCACGGCTGTTGCGGTATATATGAAATATTGGTTCCCTACAGTTCCTGCAATTGTGTGGATTATAGTATTCGCAGCTATTTTAATCTATGTCAACCTAACGAGCGTTAAGATGTTTGGAACTGTTGAATATTGGTTTTCGGTAATAAAAATCGCAGCGATTGTTGGATTTATTATTTTAGCGGTTTATGTAATCGTTGGTGCGGATAGCTCATCAGCGATAGGTATCCAAAATTATTCGAATGATGGCGGATTCTTCCCGAACGGACTGTGGGGAATGTGGATTGCTGTATTTATTTCGTTATTTAGTTACTTAAGTATTGAAATGATTGCAGTTAGTGCGGGAGAAGCAAAGGATCCAGAAAAGGCAGTTCCAATTGCGCTTCGTTCAGCAGTTGTCCGTCTCGTGTTATTTTATTTGTTAACACTATCGCTTATGTTAATGATTGTTCCTTGGGGTGCGGCTGGGGTGGATAAAAGCCCATTTGTTAAAGTAATGGAAATTGTAAATATTCCAGGTGCAGCAGCCATTATGAATTTCGTAGTCCTTGTGGCGGCACTTTCAGCTATGAATAGTCAATTATATATTTCTACACGTATGATGTTTTCATTGTCTCGTGGTGGCTTTGCTCCGAAAATACTTGGAAAACTAAACAAGAAATCTGTGCCATCTATTGCATTATTTACTTCCGTTATTGGCATTGTCTTCGCAACAATTTTCACCGTGGTAAAACCTGATTCGGCTTTCGCCTTAATGATTTCACTTTCTAGTTTTGGCGCCATGTTTGCTTGGTTTATGATTTTTGTCACACATCTATTTTTCAGACGGAAATGGAATGCAACGAATGGACGTAAATTACCGGTGAGAATGATTGGATTCCCTTATTTAACGATACTTGGAGCTGTTCTTCTAGCTTCAGTTGTTTTATCAACGTGGTTTTCACCTGATTTTAAAGCCACATTAACACTCGGATTCCCGTGGCTGCTCTTTATCTCAATTTGTTACTTTATTTGGAAGAAAGCCAACGTAAAGAAGATAAATGAGTAG
- the kynU gene encoding kynureninase codes for MSKEISLLTRENAQQQDLQDEFYPYREEFYLQPGVIYLDGNSLGLMSKRAELKVAELMESWKTYGIEGWTKGEYAWFFLSEKLGEMCAPLVGALSEEVIVSGSTTSNIHQLISTFYKPKGNRTKIVADELTFPSDIYALQSQLKLRGYDPAEHLIQVKSRDGKVILEEDIIAAMTEEVALIFLPTVLYRSGQLLDIQRLTAEAHARGICIGFDACHSIGAIPHTFSDWGVDFAVWCNYKYLNGGPGSVAGMYMNKKHFGIQPGLAGWYSSKKDKQFDMEHTLHVEESAGALQSGTPHVLSLAPIIGSLEIFAEVGIEKVRQKSLHITQYMTDLINQELSGLGFTIGNPSEDARRGGHISLEHDEAVRICKSLVENRIIPDFRPPNIIRLSPIAFYTSYEEVWQTIQTIKTIVTEKHYEKFDNKRNVVS; via the coding sequence TTGAGTAAAGAAATTAGCTTACTCACACGAGAAAATGCACAACAACAAGATTTACAAGACGAATTTTATCCATATCGTGAGGAATTTTATTTACAACCAGGTGTTATTTATCTTGACGGGAACTCATTAGGGCTCATGTCAAAACGTGCAGAATTAAAAGTGGCAGAACTGATGGAATCATGGAAAACGTATGGGATTGAAGGGTGGACAAAAGGGGAGTATGCATGGTTTTTCTTATCTGAAAAGCTAGGCGAAATGTGTGCACCACTTGTAGGAGCTTTAAGTGAAGAAGTGATTGTAAGCGGTTCCACGACATCGAATATTCATCAACTTATTTCAACGTTTTACAAGCCAAAAGGAAATCGAACGAAAATTGTTGCGGATGAACTAACATTTCCATCGGATATTTACGCGCTTCAAAGCCAATTGAAACTAAGAGGGTATGATCCAGCAGAGCATTTAATACAGGTGAAAAGTCGTGATGGTAAAGTTATTTTAGAAGAGGATATTATCGCAGCCATGACGGAAGAGGTCGCGTTAATTTTCCTGCCAACTGTGTTGTATAGAAGTGGTCAGCTATTGGATATTCAGCGCCTAACTGCTGAAGCACATGCCCGTGGAATTTGTATCGGATTTGATGCGTGTCATTCCATTGGGGCAATTCCGCATACCTTTAGTGACTGGGGAGTTGATTTTGCCGTATGGTGCAATTATAAGTATTTGAACGGTGGACCGGGATCGGTAGCAGGTATGTATATGAATAAAAAACATTTCGGTATACAACCTGGATTAGCAGGCTGGTATAGTTCGAAAAAAGACAAACAGTTTGATATGGAACACACTTTACATGTAGAAGAGTCAGCTGGGGCGCTACAATCGGGAACACCGCATGTCCTAAGTTTGGCGCCAATCATTGGTTCTTTGGAAATATTCGCTGAGGTAGGCATTGAAAAAGTGCGTCAAAAATCCCTGCATATTACACAGTACATGACAGACTTAATCAATCAAGAGTTGTCAGGGTTAGGTTTTACAATCGGTAATCCGAGTGAGGATGCTAGACGCGGTGGACATATTAGTTTAGAGCATGACGAAGCTGTACGAATTTGCAAATCTTTGGTGGAAAATCGAATTATTCCAGATTTCAGACCGCCAAATATTATTCGTTTATCACCGATTGCATTTTATACATCTTATGAGGAAGTATGGCAAACAATCCAAACGATCAAGACAATCGTAACTGAAAAGCACTATGAGAAATTTGATAATAAACGTAATGTTGTCTCGTAA
- a CDS encoding TetR/AcrR family transcriptional regulator, whose product MRNEEKTTDGRNIRSIMTRQKLLDAARELFYEVGFEKTTISKIIKRAKTGYGTAYVHFKGKDELLIMLMENVMQEFLDMANTPFLPTSKREARQLILKQVTAFLNMAKSNEKIMKVFFRSNWFIPFRPYKME is encoded by the coding sequence ATGAGAAATGAAGAAAAAACAACAGATGGAAGAAATATACGTTCTATTATGACGCGCCAGAAACTACTCGATGCGGCGCGTGAATTATTTTATGAAGTAGGATTTGAAAAAACGACTATTTCAAAAATAATTAAACGAGCAAAAACAGGTTACGGTACGGCTTATGTACACTTCAAGGGCAAAGATGAGCTATTAATTATGTTAATGGAAAATGTGATGCAGGAGTTTTTAGACATGGCTAATACACCTTTTTTACCTACATCAAAAAGAGAAGCAAGGCAACTTATCCTCAAACAAGTAACAGCCTTTCTAAATATGGCTAAGTCCAACGAAAAAATAATGAAGGTTTTTTTCAGAAGCAATTGGTTTATCCCATTCCGTCCATACAAAATGGAATAA
- a CDS encoding methyl-accepting chemotaxis protein, whose protein sequence is MGLRNAKIGKKLLFLISFSILTFFLIGGTGFYYMNDMKKYSEQMYEDALLPIKWQAEIRTNNRAIDGFTLEMLLSTDTKEQQALKVQVVDRLNRNAEIIEGLEKGILSETELERLSTFKILYEKYEQDLQKSMGLIIAKDASFDYQDYQETLKEPIERSNEILDELKVYLETYADDLDETITKSVKMSNIIVVTVIIVALLFKIAMGIIIARMIINPLKDMETLMIKAENGDLTVEGKYRSADEIGVLTTSFNNMVSKLRELMGQVNSTSEQVAASSEELTASAEESSKASGDIAQTVQDVATGAERQVEGTQESKAVVEEMVTSIQLIASNTQEISENAIEASQKALEGNEAIQSTIEQMGSINTTVAQLSQVVEGLGVRSRDIGEIIEEITDIATQTNLLALNAAIESARAGEHGKGFAVVADEVRKLAEQSAQSASRIAEMISFIQKETQIAVESMEQTTNEVTNGIEVVNQAGESFGQIRMSVDNVSDQLQKVSVAAQQITVGVNRVLQSEERLAEIAQDAANGTQNIAAATEEQLASMEEIAASADSLASLAESLQEQIEFFKV, encoded by the coding sequence ATGGGTTTACGCAATGCTAAAATAGGAAAAAAACTACTTTTCTTAATATCATTTTCAATTTTAACCTTTTTCCTAATCGGGGGAACAGGATTTTATTACATGAATGATATGAAGAAATACTCTGAGCAGATGTATGAAGATGCGCTACTTCCTATAAAGTGGCAAGCAGAAATCCGTACGAATAACCGAGCAATCGATGGTTTTACGTTGGAAATGTTGTTGTCAACTGATACGAAAGAGCAGCAAGCATTAAAAGTACAAGTTGTAGATCGATTAAACCGCAACGCTGAAATAATTGAAGGTTTAGAAAAAGGTATATTATCAGAAACAGAGTTAGAGAGACTAAGTACGTTTAAGATTTTATATGAAAAATACGAACAAGACCTACAAAAAAGCATGGGCTTAATTATAGCTAAAGATGCTAGTTTTGATTATCAAGATTACCAGGAAACACTTAAAGAACCAATCGAGAGAAGCAATGAAATTTTGGATGAACTAAAAGTTTACTTAGAGACGTATGCAGATGATTTGGATGAGACGATTACAAAAAGTGTGAAAATGAGCAATATTATCGTTGTAACAGTCATTATCGTAGCGCTTTTATTTAAAATTGCTATGGGGATTATAATAGCCCGTATGATTATCAATCCATTGAAAGATATGGAAACGTTAATGATCAAAGCAGAAAATGGTGATTTAACTGTTGAAGGCAAGTATCGTTCGGCAGATGAAATCGGCGTACTAACAACTTCTTTTAATAATATGGTATCAAAATTAAGAGAATTGATGGGGCAAGTAAATAGTACTTCTGAGCAAGTAGCAGCTTCTTCTGAAGAATTAACAGCGAGTGCTGAGGAGTCTAGTAAGGCAAGTGGAGATATTGCACAAACCGTACAAGACGTTGCAACGGGTGCAGAGCGTCAAGTAGAAGGAACGCAAGAAAGTAAGGCAGTAGTAGAGGAAATGGTCACTAGTATTCAATTAATTGCATCCAACACACAAGAGATTTCTGAAAATGCAATAGAAGCTTCACAAAAAGCATTAGAAGGAAACGAAGCAATACAATCTACTATTGAACAAATGGGCTCGATTAATACGACAGTTGCTCAATTGTCCCAAGTTGTAGAAGGCTTAGGTGTACGCTCTCGAGATATCGGAGAAATTATTGAAGAAATTACTGACATTGCAACACAGACGAATTTATTAGCATTAAATGCAGCTATTGAATCTGCAAGAGCAGGAGAACATGGTAAAGGCTTTGCCGTTGTAGCAGATGAAGTTCGAAAATTAGCCGAACAATCCGCACAATCCGCTAGTAGAATTGCAGAAATGATTTCATTTATACAAAAGGAAACACAAATTGCTGTAGAGTCAATGGAACAAACAACAAATGAAGTAACAAATGGAATAGAAGTAGTAAATCAAGCAGGCGAATCCTTTGGACAAATCCGTATGTCAGTAGACAATGTTTCGGATCAGTTACAAAAGGTGTCTGTTGCAGCACAACAAATTACAGTAGGCGTTAATCGTGTCCTGCAATCTGAAGAAAGATTAGCGGAAATTGCCCAAGATGCGGCAAATGGTACACAAAATATCGCGGCTGCTACTGAAGAACAGTTAGCATCTATGGAAGAAATTGCAGCTTCTGCAGATTCATTAGCAAGCTTAGCAGAAAGCTTACAAGAACAAATTGAATTCTTTAAAGTATAA
- a CDS encoding metal-dependent hydrolase: MLGNTHIAGGITASLAFAQISTNNPFILVGAGIIGALLPDICHGGSKIGRAFPISSKVVNKLFGHRSFTHSLLFLFCIAMLMNTFVPYKTFTIGLLLGMISHLILDMGTRQGIKLFFPIKIRVRLPLTIKTGGKVEQVIFAALCVLSLYFSYEMIMDIVKIT; encoded by the coding sequence ATGCTAGGAAACACACACATCGCAGGGGGCATCACAGCAAGTCTTGCTTTTGCACAAATTTCAACTAATAATCCGTTTATATTGGTAGGGGCAGGCATTATCGGTGCATTGCTGCCAGATATATGCCACGGCGGGAGTAAAATTGGGCGGGCATTTCCCATTAGTTCGAAAGTCGTCAATAAATTATTTGGGCATCGATCTTTCACGCATAGTTTGCTTTTTTTATTTTGTATAGCGATGCTTATGAATACTTTCGTCCCATATAAAACGTTCACAATCGGTTTATTACTAGGGATGATCAGTCATTTGATTCTTGATATGGGAACGAGGCAGGGAATTAAATTATTTTTCCCAATCAAAATTAGAGTCCGTTTGCCCCTCACGATTAAAACAGGTGGCAAAGTGGAACAGGTTATTTTTGCAGCGCTCTGTGTATTATCCCTGTATTTTAGTTACGAGATGATTATGGATATAGTGAAAATTACGTAA
- a CDS encoding DinB family protein: MSKIGNDHLTETRDHLINEIDSLSESQLNWKSNLESWSIAQVCHHLVLVEESTIKAIAWGVKAGEPTQSERKKVEQHILDRTKKIIAPKIVEPDTKLFEMQQIKDLLNDSRIKLHSLLSTVEDKSMLAKKSVKHPALGELRLDQWIEQIYLHEQRHIEQIKEIRSLYEELTEAFSSDHIQ, translated from the coding sequence ATGAGCAAAATAGGCAATGACCATTTAACTGAAACGAGAGATCATTTAATAAACGAAATTGATTCATTAAGTGAGAGTCAATTAAATTGGAAGTCTAATTTAGAAAGCTGGAGTATTGCTCAAGTTTGCCATCACCTCGTTTTGGTCGAAGAGTCGACTATAAAAGCAATTGCCTGGGGGGTAAAAGCAGGTGAACCTACGCAATCAGAGCGTAAAAAAGTAGAGCAACACATTTTAGATAGGACGAAGAAAATAATTGCCCCAAAAATCGTTGAACCTGATACGAAATTATTTGAAATGCAGCAAATAAAAGATTTGCTAAATGATTCACGAATAAAATTACATTCGTTACTTAGCACGGTAGAAGATAAATCGATGCTAGCGAAAAAATCAGTGAAGCACCCAGCTCTTGGTGAATTGCGACTAGATCAATGGATTGAACAAATTTATTTACATGAGCAACGACACATCGAACAAATAAAAGAGATAAGAAGTCTTTATGAAGAATTGACTGAAGCTTTTTCATCGGATCACATTCAATAA
- a CDS encoding serine hydrolase, whose translation MNIYAWIGTLGIIFLTLLPLRKKANRTKEGIRKAIITVVIVLGIIIAVLVFNMNYPFAFIVGVIAMILFDKKTYTKKRLLIYSSIIVVIGIAVYSVFRDNPDYVLDHLKENPQTTSLYVAENGMEFITYQSDIVRPLASTVKMLVAVEYAMQVDAGILSKDSTVSLDSLNRLYYKNSDGNGHESWLEAMDIEGKNTVVTLHDVAKGMITYSSNANTDYLIHILGIEKINERAKLLGLTQHEKVYPIGSALLISKMVETSLLKEQQLIENLNEMPMETYRSTAEQLSERMRERTIKVEEIPFDIPMNLQRVWSDRLIGASANDYGKLLAIISNDELPGGASDIARDLLEWPMQLNKGNQQRFAHFGAKGGSTAFILNDALYAEDHNGNKIEFVILTDDLNLWQAQMLLYNMNSFESKMLGDKVYRQKVQKELSES comes from the coding sequence ATGAATATTTACGCGTGGATCGGGACATTGGGTATTATTTTTCTTACACTCTTGCCGTTACGCAAAAAAGCGAACAGGACTAAAGAGGGAATTCGAAAGGCAATTATCACAGTAGTCATCGTGCTTGGAATCATCATTGCTGTGTTGGTTTTTAATATGAATTATCCATTTGCATTCATTGTTGGTGTCATCGCTATGATCCTATTCGATAAAAAAACATATACGAAGAAACGCTTGCTCATTTATAGTTCGATAATTGTTGTTATTGGGATTGCAGTTTATTCCGTTTTCCGAGATAATCCCGATTATGTTTTGGATCATTTAAAGGAAAATCCACAAACAACTTCCCTTTACGTAGCGGAAAACGGTATGGAATTCATTACATATCAATCGGATATAGTGAGGCCGCTCGCAAGTACAGTGAAAATGCTCGTTGCCGTTGAATACGCAATGCAAGTCGATGCAGGCATTCTTTCTAAGGACAGTACCGTGTCGCTAGATAGTTTAAATCGTTTATATTATAAAAATTCGGATGGCAATGGACATGAATCATGGTTGGAAGCGATGGACATTGAAGGGAAAAATACTGTCGTTACATTACATGATGTTGCAAAAGGAATGATTACTTACAGCTCAAATGCCAATACAGATTATCTTATTCATATACTTGGCATAGAAAAAATCAATGAGCGCGCAAAACTTCTAGGTCTGACACAGCATGAAAAAGTATATCCAATAGGCAGTGCACTTTTAATATCAAAAATGGTAGAAACTTCGTTGTTAAAGGAACAGCAGTTAATTGAAAATCTTAATGAAATGCCAATGGAAACGTATCGTTCTACAGCAGAACAATTAAGTGAACGAATGAGGGAAAGAACCATCAAAGTTGAAGAAATTCCTTTTGATATACCTATGAATTTACAGAGAGTATGGTCGGATCGGCTCATAGGTGCATCCGCTAATGATTACGGGAAGTTGTTGGCAATCATATCGAATGACGAACTTCCGGGTGGGGCATCCGACATCGCAAGGGACTTACTCGAATGGCCAATGCAATTAAACAAAGGAAATCAGCAGCGCTTTGCCCACTTTGGTGCAAAAGGTGGCTCGACTGCATTTATATTGAATGACGCTTTGTATGCAGAAGATCATAATGGGAATAAAATCGAATTCGTCATTTTGACAGATGATTTGAACCTCTGGCAAGCCCAAATGCTTCTATATAATATGAATTCCTTTGAATCAAAAATGCTTGGCGATAAAGTTTATCGTCAAAAAGTCCAAAAAGAGCTATCTGAATCATAA
- a CDS encoding helix-turn-helix transcriptional regulator produces the protein MVINGERKIQNRIVVLRAERGLSQREMADRLGVSRQTIISLEKNRYNPSLKLAFDISLMFGVDLHEVFQYEIEEEK, from the coding sequence ATGGTGATAAATGGAGAAAGAAAAATTCAAAATCGAATTGTTGTGTTAAGAGCTGAAAGAGGATTGTCCCAAAGAGAAATGGCAGATAGATTAGGCGTGAGTAGGCAGACAATTATTTCTCTTGAAAAAAATAGATACAACCCTTCGTTAAAATTAGCATTTGATATTTCGCTCATGTTTGGAGTGGATTTGCACGAAGTTTTCCAGTATGAAATAGAGGAGGAAAAGTAG
- a CDS encoding glutathione peroxidase: protein MSIYNYLAKKANGDILSMQTYRGKVMLITNTASQCQFTYQYEDLQKLYTKYEAQGLEILSFPCDQFGNQNPESGEQSAAQCKGQFGVTYPIFDKVQVNGEMTHPLFNYLKHEVDVTPMATDTMQQKMLYNRIVEEHPDYLLGHNIRWNFTKFLVDQHGKVITRFEPNASMLDIEHAIQQLFA from the coding sequence ATGAGTATTTATAATTATTTAGCTAAAAAAGCAAATGGTGACATTTTATCTATGCAAACATATCGTGGAAAAGTTATGTTGATCACGAACACAGCGAGCCAGTGTCAATTTACATATCAATATGAAGATTTGCAAAAACTCTATACTAAATACGAAGCACAAGGTTTAGAAATATTATCCTTCCCTTGTGATCAGTTTGGCAATCAAAATCCTGAAAGCGGTGAACAATCCGCGGCACAATGCAAAGGGCAATTCGGTGTAACTTACCCTATTTTTGACAAAGTGCAAGTGAATGGTGAAATGACACATCCTTTATTCAATTATTTAAAGCATGAAGTCGATGTAACCCCAATGGCAACAGACACGATGCAACAAAAAATGTTGTACAACCGAATTGTGGAAGAGCACCCCGATTATTTACTCGGACATAATATTCGTTGGAATTTCACCAAGTTTTTAGTTGACCAGCATGGTAAAGTAATCACTCGATTTGAGCCAAATGCATCGATGCTTGATATTGAACATGCGATTCAACAATTATTCGCTTGA
- a CDS encoding CdaR family transcriptional regulator, with the protein MLSIKLAEEIVKQTSMRLHYNINVIDLDGVILASGEKKRIDSLHDGALEVVRSQQVVMIEENQHAEYPNCKPGINLPLTYNGRIVGVIGITGKPKELEEIAQLVQLTTEMIIHQAFMETESEWQQKNSELLVKALLETTTLTPTLLHRINKLPFPLVGPFHFLLIEETMMTASNKIYLKLEEMLYRQPVLFGQLNLTTYYILVGHTYPLNQFIKKLSKIQQLFHVPIGISMAIEEISMLKKAYEAAKFSLAFSHQRNAIVTFEEIEIYTLLQRKKSEQVAIFHEKTVEQLDAKLIHTLKKFFECNLEISTTAKELDIHRHTLSYRLKKVERLIGYNPQSFKDASIIQLAFLLAEQPV; encoded by the coding sequence ATGCTATCTATAAAATTGGCAGAAGAAATTGTGAAACAAACTTCTATGCGTCTGCATTATAATATCAACGTAATTGATTTAGATGGAGTTATTTTAGCTTCTGGTGAAAAAAAACGTATCGATTCCTTACACGATGGCGCGTTAGAAGTAGTTAGAAGTCAGCAAGTTGTAATGATTGAAGAAAATCAACATGCCGAATACCCAAACTGTAAGCCAGGCATTAATTTACCATTGACTTACAACGGAAGGATTGTAGGGGTGATTGGGATTACAGGTAAGCCAAAAGAATTAGAAGAAATTGCACAACTTGTCCAACTAACAACAGAAATGATCATCCATCAGGCATTTATGGAGACGGAAAGTGAGTGGCAGCAGAAAAATAGTGAGCTGTTAGTGAAGGCGCTTCTTGAAACGACAACGCTCACTCCAACATTATTGCACAGAATTAATAAATTGCCATTTCCACTTGTAGGCCCGTTTCATTTTTTACTAATAGAAGAAACGATGATGACTGCATCCAATAAAATTTACTTGAAGCTCGAAGAAATGCTCTATCGTCAGCCTGTGCTATTTGGTCAGCTAAATTTAACGACGTATTATATATTAGTCGGCCACACATACCCATTGAATCAATTCATCAAAAAGCTCTCTAAAATTCAGCAACTGTTTCATGTACCGATAGGAATCAGCATGGCGATTGAGGAAATTTCCATGCTGAAAAAAGCTTATGAGGCTGCCAAGTTTTCGCTTGCTTTTTCGCACCAGCGTAACGCAATCGTGACATTTGAAGAAATTGAGATATATACATTGCTTCAGCGTAAAAAATCTGAGCAAGTAGCTATTTTTCATGAAAAAACGGTCGAACAGTTGGATGCCAAATTAATACATACGTTGAAGAAATTCTTTGAGTGTAACTTAGAAATATCGACCACGGCAAAGGAACTAGACATTCACCGTCATACGTTAAGTTATCGTTTGAAAAAGGTGGAGCGTTTAATTGGTTACAATCCTCAATCTTTTAAAGATGCCAGCATAATTCAGCTCGCCTTTCTATTAGCAGAGCAGCCGGTATAA
- a CDS encoding glycerate kinase: MNILISPDSFKGTLSASEVADSIEKGVKQALPRCKTEKLPIADGGEGTMEALVSATNGHFVQRFVHDPLHRPHEATYGVLGNNQTCVIEMAQASGITLLHNSEKKPHIASSFGTGELIQHALNDGYRNFIICIGGSATNDGGVGMLRALGLQLNDEAGNPVEASIFGLQRLASFDFSTWDSRIVDSRFIVACDVDNPLIGENGATAIFGPQKGVLQKDIPLFDGALQHWADIVEQTTGIHLHTRKGAGAAGGMGGALIAFCQAQFQQGIDLVLQQVALEQKLTNVDLVITGEGKSDAQTLHGKAPYGVAQMAKAHQIPTLLVSAIIEDFEQLQGNFQYMTSIVNNKVTIDEALSMPAKLLEQCVANFFTHTKL; encoded by the coding sequence ATGAATATTTTGATTAGTCCGGATTCTTTCAAAGGTACCTTATCTGCATCTGAAGTTGCAGATTCTATAGAAAAAGGTGTCAAGCAAGCATTACCTCGTTGTAAGACAGAAAAACTACCAATTGCAGATGGTGGAGAAGGCACTATGGAAGCACTTGTTTCAGCTACGAATGGCCATTTTGTACAGCGATTTGTACATGACCCATTGCATCGCCCCCATGAAGCGACGTACGGAGTTCTTGGTAATAACCAAACCTGTGTCATCGAAATGGCCCAAGCTTCAGGGATTACCCTGTTACACAACAGCGAAAAAAAACCACATATTGCTTCATCCTTTGGAACAGGTGAACTTATCCAACATGCACTAAACGACGGCTATCGTAATTTTATTATTTGCATCGGTGGAAGCGCTACAAATGATGGTGGTGTCGGCATGCTCCGCGCACTCGGATTACAGTTAAATGACGAGGCAGGAAATCCAGTTGAAGCATCTATATTTGGTTTACAACGTTTGGCTAGTTTCGACTTTTCCACGTGGGATTCACGTATTGTTGACTCACGCTTCATCGTCGCTTGCGATGTAGATAATCCGCTTATTGGTGAAAATGGGGCGACCGCTATTTTTGGTCCACAAAAAGGCGTATTACAAAAAGACATCCCATTATTTGATGGGGCCCTACAACATTGGGCTGATATCGTTGAACAAACGACAGGCATTCATTTGCATACACGAAAAGGAGCTGGTGCGGCTGGCGGGATGGGTGGTGCACTTATCGCTTTCTGTCAGGCACAATTTCAACAAGGTATTGACCTCGTATTACAACAAGTAGCACTTGAACAAAAATTAACCAATGTGGACTTAGTTATTACTGGCGAAGGTAAATCCGATGCGCAAACATTGCACGGGAAAGCCCCGTACGGCGTCGCACAAATGGCGAAAGCACATCAAATCCCTACGCTTTTAGTATCAGCAATTATCGAAGACTTTGAGCAACTACAGGGTAACTTTCAATATATGACATCTATTGTCAATAATAAAGTAACAATAGATGAAGCCCTTTCAATGCCAGCTAAGCTTTTGGAACAATGTGTCGCAAATTTCTTTACCCATACAAAACTATAG